From Burkholderia pseudomultivorans, the proteins below share one genomic window:
- the dnaG gene encoding DNA primase — protein sequence MIPHSFLQDLLNRVDIVDVVGRYVQLKKGGANFMGLCPFHNEKSPSFTVSPTKQFYHCFGCGAHGTAIGFLMEHAGLTFPEAVQELAQSVGLTVPHEPSMRGGGGGGGGGGDYPAPVSKSVATALSDVMSTACDYYRKQLRGATAAIQYLKNRGLTGEIAARFGLGYAPDGWQNLETAFPDYRDDALVEAGLVIVSEKTDAQGVARRYDRFRERIMFPIRNVKGQVIGFGGRVLGAGEPKYLNSPETPLFNKGSELYGLFEARLAIRERKYALVVEGYMDVVALAQLGFPNAVATLGTACTPIHVQKLLRQTDTVIFSFDGDSAGRRAARRALEACLPHAADNRTIRFLFLPPEHDPDSYVREFGAEAFSEQVERAMPLSQFLLNEAIAGKALDQPEGRAKALFDAKPLLQALPANALRAQIMHMFADRLDIPFEEVAGLSDVDARIAAAPRQAPARSDRRRVTDSEKRALRTLVMHPRLASQLDDEQIATLRALPRIGELFAEVVEHARALGEGAEFRLLSDVLRTSSNSATYEEIFREILDYDENVRDLLLQNPEDETVSERQREQERIAGEELQAAVLKVRYDACCDRLDRLARQSAFTPEELAELKHLNEQRTDMKRRLGL from the coding sequence GTGATTCCGCATTCGTTCCTGCAGGATTTGCTGAACCGCGTCGATATCGTCGACGTGGTGGGCCGGTACGTGCAGCTCAAGAAGGGCGGCGCGAACTTCATGGGGCTGTGCCCGTTTCACAACGAGAAGAGCCCGTCGTTTACCGTCAGCCCGACCAAGCAGTTCTATCACTGCTTCGGCTGCGGCGCGCACGGCACGGCGATCGGCTTCCTGATGGAGCATGCGGGGCTGACGTTCCCCGAGGCCGTGCAGGAGCTCGCGCAGTCGGTCGGGCTGACCGTGCCGCACGAGCCGTCGATGCGCGGCGGCGGCGGCGGTGGCGGCGGTGGCGGCGATTATCCGGCGCCCGTGTCGAAATCGGTCGCGACCGCGCTGTCCGACGTGATGTCCACGGCCTGCGACTACTATCGCAAGCAGTTGCGCGGCGCGACGGCCGCGATCCAGTATCTGAAAAACCGGGGCCTGACCGGCGAGATCGCCGCGCGTTTCGGGCTCGGCTATGCGCCGGACGGCTGGCAGAACCTCGAAACGGCATTTCCCGACTATCGGGACGACGCGCTCGTCGAGGCGGGGCTGGTGATCGTCAGCGAGAAGACCGATGCGCAGGGCGTCGCGCGGCGCTACGACCGGTTCCGCGAGCGGATCATGTTCCCGATCCGCAACGTGAAGGGGCAGGTGATCGGCTTCGGCGGCCGCGTGCTGGGCGCCGGCGAGCCGAAGTACCTGAATTCGCCCGAAACGCCGCTGTTCAACAAGGGCAGCGAGCTCTACGGCCTGTTCGAGGCGCGGCTCGCGATCCGCGAGCGCAAGTATGCGCTGGTCGTCGAAGGCTACATGGACGTCGTCGCGCTCGCGCAGCTCGGCTTCCCGAACGCGGTCGCGACGCTCGGCACGGCCTGCACGCCGATCCACGTGCAGAAGCTGCTGCGACAGACCGACACCGTCATCTTCAGCTTCGACGGCGACTCGGCCGGCCGGCGCGCCGCGCGGCGCGCGCTCGAAGCGTGCCTGCCGCATGCGGCGGACAACCGCACGATCCGGTTCCTATTTTTGCCGCCCGAGCACGATCCGGACAGCTATGTCCGCGAGTTCGGCGCGGAGGCGTTCTCCGAGCAGGTGGAGCGCGCGATGCCGCTGTCGCAATTTCTGTTGAACGAAGCAATTGCCGGCAAGGCGCTCGACCAGCCGGAAGGCCGGGCCAAGGCGCTGTTCGATGCAAAGCCGCTGCTGCAGGCGCTGCCTGCGAACGCGTTGCGCGCGCAGATCATGCACATGTTCGCGGATCGCCTCGATATCCCGTTCGAGGAAGTGGCGGGGCTGTCCGACGTCGATGCGCGGATCGCGGCGGCGCCGCGCCAGGCGCCTGCGCGCAGCGACCGGCGCCGCGTGACGGACAGCGAGAAGCGCGCGCTGCGCACGCTGGTGATGCATCCGCGGCTCGCGTCGCAGCTCGATGACGAGCAGATTGCGACCCTGCGCGCACTGCCGCGCATCGGCGAGCTGTTCGCCGAAGTCGTCGAGCACGCGCGCGCGCTCGGCGAAGGCGCGGAGTTCCGGCTGCTGTCCGACGTCCTGCGGACCTCCTCGAACAGCGCGACTTACGAGGAAATCTTCCGCGAAATTCTGGACTATGATGAAAACGTCCGCGATTTGCTGTTACAGAATCCGGAAGACGAGACGGTGTCCGAGCGGCAGCGTGAACAGGAACGGATCGCGGGGGAGGAACTGCAGGCGGCGGTGCTCAAGGTGCGCTACGACGCGTGCTGCGACCGGCTCGATCGGCTGGCGCGGCAATCCGCGTTCACGCCCGAGGAATTGGCCGAATTGAAGCACTTGAATGAGCAGCGAACCGACATGAAACGTCGGCTTGGGCTGTAG
- a CDS encoding GatB/YqeY domain-containing protein, with protein MSLKEQISDDMKAAMRAKESERLATIRLLMAAIKQREVDEQVTLDDAAVTAVIDKMIKQRKDSISQFQAAGRDDLVAKEQAELTVLAGYMPAQLSDAEVAAEVQAAVAQTGAAGPQDMGKVMGVLKGKLAGRADMTAVSGLVKAALSK; from the coding sequence ATGAGTTTGAAAGAGCAGATCAGCGATGACATGAAGGCCGCGATGCGCGCGAAGGAAAGCGAGCGTCTCGCGACGATTCGCCTGCTGATGGCCGCGATCAAGCAGCGCGAGGTCGACGAGCAGGTCACGCTCGACGACGCGGCCGTCACGGCCGTGATCGACAAGATGATCAAGCAGCGCAAGGACTCGATCAGCCAGTTCCAGGCTGCGGGCCGCGACGATCTCGTCGCGAAGGAGCAGGCCGAGCTGACCGTGCTGGCCGGCTACATGCCCGCGCAGCTGTCGGACGCCGAAGTCGCCGCCGAAGTGCAGGCTGCGGTCGCGCAGACGGGCGCCGCCGGCCCGCAGGACATGGGCAAGGTGATGGGCGTGCTGAAGGGCAAGCTCGCCGGCCGCGCCGACATGACGGCCGTTTCCGGGCTGGTCAAGGCCGCGCTGTCGAAGTAA
- the rpsU gene encoding 30S ribosomal protein S21 has translation MTIIRVKENEPFEVAMRRFKRTIEKNGLLTELRAREFYEKPTAERKRKKAAAVKRHYKRIRSQMLPKKLY, from the coding sequence ATGACGATCATTCGCGTTAAAGAAAACGAGCCGTTCGAAGTTGCCATGCGTCGCTTCAAGCGCACGATCGAGAAGAACGGTCTGCTGACCGAGCTTCGTGCGCGCGAGTTTTACGAGAAGCCGACCGCGGAGCGCAAGCGCAAGAAGGCTGCGGCGGTAAAGCGTCACTACAAGCGTATCCGCAGCCAGATGCTGCCGAAGAAGCTGTACTGA